A region from the Anomalospiza imberbis isolate Cuckoo-Finch-1a 21T00152 chromosome 23, ASM3175350v1, whole genome shotgun sequence genome encodes:
- the MTHFR gene encoding methylenetetrahydrofolate reductase (NADPH) isoform X1, with the protein MVNETQHTCSASSSSRSDGGSSSGSESSKDNSRCSTPVLDADRHERLREKMRRRQDAGDKWFSLEFFPPRTANAAVNLISRFDRMGAGGPLFIDVTWHPAGDPGSDKETSSMIIANTAVNYCGLETILHMTCCNQTKDDITGHLQKAKRLGLKNIMALRGDPAGEEWEEEVDGFNYAVDLVKHIRNEFDDYFDICVAGYPKGHPEAESYEADLRHLKEKVFAGADFIITQLFFRPETFLKFMKDCQAIGITCPIIPGIFPIQGYHSLRQLVKLSKLEVPQEIKDVIEPIKDNDAAIRNYGVELAVSMCRELLDSGMVHGLHFYTLNREVATTEVLKRLGIWKEDPRRPLPWAVSAHPKRRVEDVRPIFWASRPKSYIYRTQEWDDFPNGRWGNSSSPAFGELKDYYLFYLKSKSPREELLKMWGEELTGEESVFEVFTCYITGEPNRNGYKVTCMPWNDDPLATETNLLKDQLEKVNRRGILTINSQPNINGKPSTDPIVGWGPSGGYVFQKAYLEFFTSSEIVTALLKVLKKYELRVNYHIVNVKGQNITNAPDLQPNAVTWGIFPGREIIQPTVVDPVSFLSWKDEAFALWIEQWAKLYEEESPSRMIIQYIHDNYYLVNLVDNDFPLENCLWQVVEDTFELLNSPTQQ; encoded by the exons ATGGTTAATGAGACCCAGCATacctgcagtgccagctctaGCTCCAGGTCTGatggcggcagcagcagcggaaGCGAGAGCTCCAAGGACAACTCGCGCTGCTCCACCCCCGTCCTTGACGCTGACCGCCATGAGCGGCTGCGGGAGAAGATGCGCCGCCGGCAGGATGCTGGAGACAAGTGGTTCTCCCTGGAGTTCTTCCCTCCACGCACAGCCAATGCTGCTGTCAATCTCATCTCCAG GTTTGACCGCATGGGAGCAGGTGGTCCCCTCTTCATTGATGTGACGTGGCACCCTGCAGGGGACCCAGGGTCTGACAAGGAAACCTCTTCCATGATTATTGCTAACACTGCAGTGAACTACTGTGGCCTGGAGACCATCCTGCACATGACATGCTGCAACCAGACCAAGGATGACATCACAGGGCATCTGCAGAAGGCTAAGCGGCTTGGGTTGAAGAACATCATGGCACTGCGTGGAG ATCCTGCTGGTGAGGAATGGGAGGAAGAAGTAGATGGTTTCAACTATGCTGTTGATCTGGTTAAGCATATTCGCAATGAATTTGATGATTACTTCGACATCTGTGTGGCAG GCTACCCCAAGGGTCATCCTGAAGCAGAGAGCTATGAGGCAGACCTGAGGCACCTGAAGGAGAAAGTCTTTGCTGGAGCAGACTTCATCATTACACAGCTTTTCTTCCGACCAGAAACCTTTCTCAAGTTCATGAAGGATTGTCAAGCCATTGGCATTACCTGCCCCATTATTCCTGGCATCTTCCCTATACAG GGTTACCACTCCCTGCGCCAGCTGGTGAAGCTCTCTAAGCTGGAAGTGCCTCAGGAAATCAAAGATGTGATTGAACCCATCAAGGACAACGATGCAGCTATCCGGAACTATGGGGTGGAGCTGGCAGTGTCCATGTGCAGGGAGCTTCTGGACAGTGGAATGGTGCACGGGCTCCACTTTTACACCCTCAATCGGGAGGTGGCTACGACCGAAGTCCTGAAGCGCCTGGGCATATGGAAAGAGGACCCAAG GCggcctctgccctgggcagtcAGTGCTCACCCCAAGAGAAGAGTGGAAGATGTCCGGCCAATCTTCTGGGCCTCCAGGCCGAAGAGTTACATCTATCGAACGCAAGAGTGGGATGACTTCCCCAATGGCCGATG GGGTAACTCCTCCTCTCCAGCTTTTGGGGAACTGAAGGACTATTACCTCTTCTATCTGAAGAGCAAGTCTCCCCGCGAGGAGCTTCTGAAGATGTGGGGAGAAGAACTGACTGGTGAGGAAAGTGTCTTTGAGGTGTTCACATGTTACATCACTGGAGAGCCCAACAGGAATGGGTACAAG GTCACGTGTATGCCTTGGAATGACGACCCTCTTGCTACTGAAACCAACCTTCTGAAGGACCAACTGGAGAAGGTCAACAGACGAGGAATCCTGACCATCAACTCCCAGCCAAACATCAATGGCAAGCCATCCACAGACCCCATTGTAGGCTGGGGGCCCAGCGGAGGTTATGTTTTCCAAAAG gcaTACCTAGAGTTCTTCACCTCCAGCGAAATAGTCACAGCACTGCTCAAAGTGCTGAAGAAGTACGAGTTGAGAGTGAACTACCACATTGTTAATGTCAAG GGCCAGAATATCACCAATGCTCCAGATCTGCAACCCAATGCTGTCACCTGGGGTATCTTCCCAGGAAGGGAGATCATCCAGCCCACTGTGGTGGATCCTGTAAGCTTCCTCTCCTGGAAG GATGAGGCCTTTGCGCTGTGGATCGAGCAATGGGCCAAGCTCTATGAAGAGGAGTCACCCTCTCGCATGATCATCCAGTACATCCATGACAACTATTACTTGGTCAACCTGGTGGACAATGACTTCCCACTAGAAAACTGCCTCTGGCAGGTTGTGGAGGATACTTTTGAGCTGTTGAACTCTCCAACTCAGCAGTGA
- the MTHFR gene encoding methylenetetrahydrofolate reductase (NADPH) isoform X2: protein MGAGGPLFIDVTWHPAGDPGSDKETSSMIIANTAVNYCGLETILHMTCCNQTKDDITGHLQKAKRLGLKNIMALRGDPAGEEWEEEVDGFNYAVDLVKHIRNEFDDYFDICVAGYPKGHPEAESYEADLRHLKEKVFAGADFIITQLFFRPETFLKFMKDCQAIGITCPIIPGIFPIQGYHSLRQLVKLSKLEVPQEIKDVIEPIKDNDAAIRNYGVELAVSMCRELLDSGMVHGLHFYTLNREVATTEVLKRLGIWKEDPRRPLPWAVSAHPKRRVEDVRPIFWASRPKSYIYRTQEWDDFPNGRWGNSSSPAFGELKDYYLFYLKSKSPREELLKMWGEELTGEESVFEVFTCYITGEPNRNGYKVTCMPWNDDPLATETNLLKDQLEKVNRRGILTINSQPNINGKPSTDPIVGWGPSGGYVFQKAYLEFFTSSEIVTALLKVLKKYELRVNYHIVNVKGQNITNAPDLQPNAVTWGIFPGREIIQPTVVDPVSFLSWKDEAFALWIEQWAKLYEEESPSRMIIQYIHDNYYLVNLVDNDFPLENCLWQVVEDTFELLNSPTQQ from the exons ATGGGAGCAGGTGGTCCCCTCTTCATTGATGTGACGTGGCACCCTGCAGGGGACCCAGGGTCTGACAAGGAAACCTCTTCCATGATTATTGCTAACACTGCAGTGAACTACTGTGGCCTGGAGACCATCCTGCACATGACATGCTGCAACCAGACCAAGGATGACATCACAGGGCATCTGCAGAAGGCTAAGCGGCTTGGGTTGAAGAACATCATGGCACTGCGTGGAG ATCCTGCTGGTGAGGAATGGGAGGAAGAAGTAGATGGTTTCAACTATGCTGTTGATCTGGTTAAGCATATTCGCAATGAATTTGATGATTACTTCGACATCTGTGTGGCAG GCTACCCCAAGGGTCATCCTGAAGCAGAGAGCTATGAGGCAGACCTGAGGCACCTGAAGGAGAAAGTCTTTGCTGGAGCAGACTTCATCATTACACAGCTTTTCTTCCGACCAGAAACCTTTCTCAAGTTCATGAAGGATTGTCAAGCCATTGGCATTACCTGCCCCATTATTCCTGGCATCTTCCCTATACAG GGTTACCACTCCCTGCGCCAGCTGGTGAAGCTCTCTAAGCTGGAAGTGCCTCAGGAAATCAAAGATGTGATTGAACCCATCAAGGACAACGATGCAGCTATCCGGAACTATGGGGTGGAGCTGGCAGTGTCCATGTGCAGGGAGCTTCTGGACAGTGGAATGGTGCACGGGCTCCACTTTTACACCCTCAATCGGGAGGTGGCTACGACCGAAGTCCTGAAGCGCCTGGGCATATGGAAAGAGGACCCAAG GCggcctctgccctgggcagtcAGTGCTCACCCCAAGAGAAGAGTGGAAGATGTCCGGCCAATCTTCTGGGCCTCCAGGCCGAAGAGTTACATCTATCGAACGCAAGAGTGGGATGACTTCCCCAATGGCCGATG GGGTAACTCCTCCTCTCCAGCTTTTGGGGAACTGAAGGACTATTACCTCTTCTATCTGAAGAGCAAGTCTCCCCGCGAGGAGCTTCTGAAGATGTGGGGAGAAGAACTGACTGGTGAGGAAAGTGTCTTTGAGGTGTTCACATGTTACATCACTGGAGAGCCCAACAGGAATGGGTACAAG GTCACGTGTATGCCTTGGAATGACGACCCTCTTGCTACTGAAACCAACCTTCTGAAGGACCAACTGGAGAAGGTCAACAGACGAGGAATCCTGACCATCAACTCCCAGCCAAACATCAATGGCAAGCCATCCACAGACCCCATTGTAGGCTGGGGGCCCAGCGGAGGTTATGTTTTCCAAAAG gcaTACCTAGAGTTCTTCACCTCCAGCGAAATAGTCACAGCACTGCTCAAAGTGCTGAAGAAGTACGAGTTGAGAGTGAACTACCACATTGTTAATGTCAAG GGCCAGAATATCACCAATGCTCCAGATCTGCAACCCAATGCTGTCACCTGGGGTATCTTCCCAGGAAGGGAGATCATCCAGCCCACTGTGGTGGATCCTGTAAGCTTCCTCTCCTGGAAG GATGAGGCCTTTGCGCTGTGGATCGAGCAATGGGCCAAGCTCTATGAAGAGGAGTCACCCTCTCGCATGATCATCCAGTACATCCATGACAACTATTACTTGGTCAACCTGGTGGACAATGACTTCCCACTAGAAAACTGCCTCTGGCAGGTTGTGGAGGATACTTTTGAGCTGTTGAACTCTCCAACTCAGCAGTGA